In a single window of the Prevotella melaninogenica genome:
- a CDS encoding DUF2130 domain-containing protein: MKELICPNCHKVFTVDEADYASIVNQVKNTEFNEEIDRRIAELHEQHKAEQALATAKTEQSFQHQLSKKELELGAKDAEIDRLKSEKESELTKLRSAFSAEIEVLKTQLENIATQKKSEMMIALAEKDQQISKLKSAIEQSDNKLQLAIMEERSKAQKEVQAKDTEISQLRSAAELEKREAQLHEASLIKHHENELRMKQDLVDYYKDLKTKMSTKMIGETLEQHCSIEFDQYIRPMMPTAYFEKDNDASDGTKGDFIFRAEEDGTEYISIMFEMKNEMDTTATKHKNDDFLKKLDDDRKKKGCEFAVLVSLLEADNELYNTGIVNKSHLYPKMYVIRPQFFVPFINLLVQTSKKSLEYKKQLILSQSKEVDVTNFENKIEDFKTKFGRHYEMASKKFNDAIKDIDATIIKLQKVREELLSSENNLRLANKDTDDLTIRRLTYMNPTMKAKFDESRKNSQNIVE; encoded by the coding sequence ATGAAAGAATTAATATGCCCTAACTGCCACAAGGTTTTTACTGTAGACGAGGCAGACTATGCTTCTATTGTTAATCAGGTTAAGAATACGGAGTTTAATGAGGAGATTGATCGGCGTATAGCTGAACTTCACGAGCAGCATAAAGCAGAGCAAGCCTTAGCAACTGCTAAGACAGAACAATCCTTCCAACACCAGCTCTCCAAGAAAGAACTTGAACTTGGTGCCAAAGACGCTGAGATTGACCGGCTGAAGAGTGAGAAGGAAAGTGAACTTACAAAGTTGAGGAGTGCATTCTCGGCTGAAATCGAAGTTCTCAAGACGCAATTAGAGAATATTGCCACTCAGAAAAAGAGTGAGATGATGATTGCTTTGGCTGAGAAAGATCAGCAGATTTCTAAACTCAAATCTGCAATAGAACAGAGTGATAATAAGTTGCAGCTTGCGATAATGGAAGAGCGAAGTAAAGCTCAGAAGGAAGTTCAAGCAAAGGATACAGAAATCTCTCAACTTCGTTCTGCTGCAGAATTAGAGAAGCGTGAAGCACAACTTCATGAGGCATCACTCATCAAGCATCATGAGAATGAACTTCGTATGAAGCAGGATTTGGTAGACTACTACAAAGATTTGAAAACCAAGATGTCTACAAAGATGATTGGTGAAACACTTGAACAGCATTGTAGTATTGAGTTCGATCAGTATATTCGTCCAATGATGCCTACTGCATACTTTGAGAAAGATAATGATGCGAGTGATGGTACAAAGGGGGATTTCATATTTCGTGCGGAAGAAGATGGTACTGAGTATATCTCTATCATGTTTGAGATGAAAAATGAAATGGATACTACTGCTACCAAACATAAGAACGATGACTTCTTGAAGAAGCTTGATGATGATCGTAAGAAGAAAGGTTGTGAGTTTGCTGTTTTAGTAAGTTTGCTTGAAGCTGATAATGAACTCTATAATACAGGTATTGTAAATAAAAGTCATCTTTATCCGAAGATGTATGTTATACGTCCACAGTTCTTTGTTCCATTTATCAATCTTCTTGTACAAACATCAAAGAAGAGTTTAGAATATAAGAAGCAGCTTATCCTTTCACAGAGTAAAGAGGTGGATGTTACCAATTTTGAAAATAAGATAGAAGACTTTAAAACTAAGTTTGGTCGCCATTATGAGATGGCATCAAAGAAGTTTAATGATGCCATTAAGGATATTGATGCTACAATTATAAAACTTCAAAAGGTACGTGAGGAACTTTTAAGTAGTGAGAATAATCTTCGTCTTGCTAATAAAGACACAGACGATCTCACTATACGTAGGCTAACGTACATGAATCCTACAATGAAGGCAAAGTTTGATGAATCACGTAAGAATAGTCAGAATATAGTAGAATAA